Proteins from a single region of Oryza brachyantha chromosome 6, ObraRS2, whole genome shotgun sequence:
- the LOC102719214 gene encoding ent-sandaracopimaradiene 3-hydroxylase-like: MESLLAAAGAGAVGAAAVAAVGGLVAAAALTVAQPKNRPNAPPAIPGLPIIGNLHQLKEKKPHQTFTKWSETYGPIYTIKTGASSVVVLNSTEVAKEAMVEKFSSISSRKLPKPMSVLSRNRMVAVSDFGDFQKMAKRNIMLSMLGYTAQKQFRDARERMVSKVLSNLHKLVTADPHSPLNFRDVYITELFGMSLTQTLGEDVSSVYVEEFGREISKVEIFHVLVHDMLMWAVEADWRDYFPYLSWIPNKSFETALFTAEARRNSVMRALIKKQKERIERGEARTCYMDFLLEHNSTPLTADDYQMLVFLWESIIASADTVLVNTEWIMYEIAKNPDKQERLLEEIREVCGGRTVTEEDLPRLPYLNAVFHETLRLHSPVPVLAPRFVHEDTTLAGYDVPAGTQLMINVYGCHMDKRAWDSPEEWAPERFLGGEGFEVADRYKTLAFGAGKRICAGSLQAMNVVSVAAARFVQEFRWALREGDGGKEDTMQFTALKLDPLHVHLEPRGRV; this comes from the exons ATGGAGTCGCTGCTCGCAGCCGCCGGTGCGGGAGcggtcggcgcggcggcggtggcggccgtcgGGGGGCtcgtcgcggcggccgcgctcACCGTGGCGCAGCCCAAGAACCGCCCCAACGCGCCCCCTG CTATTCCTGGTTTACCTATTATCGGAAATTTGCATCaattgaaagaaaagaagccCCATCAGACATTTACAAAATGGTCTGAAACTTATGGACCAATATACACTATAAAGACCGGAGCTTCCTCGGTAGTTGTGCTCAATTCAACTGAAGTAGCCAAAGAG GCTATGGTTGAAAAATTCTCATCCATATCTTCTCGGAAGTTGCCTAAACCCATGTCTGTGCTAAGTCGTAATAGAATGGTCGCTGTCAGCGACTTCGGTGACTTCCAGAAAATGGCGAAGCGTAACATTATGTTGAGTATGTTGGGTTATACTGCCCAG AAACAGTTTCGTGATGCAAGAGAAAGGATGGTCAGTAAAGTGTTAAGCAATTTGCATAAATTGGTTACTGCTGACCCACATTCCCCTCTCAACTTCAGAGACGTTTACATTACTGAGCTATTCGGCATGTCCTTGACCCAG ACTTTAGGTGAGGATGTGAGTTCAGTGTATGTGGAAGAGTTTGGGAGGGAGATATCCAAGGTCGAGATCTTCCATGTCCTTGTGCATGACATGCTGATGTGGGCAGTGGAGGCTGACTGGAGGGACTACTTCCCCTACCTCAGCTGGATCCCAAACAAGAGCTTCGAAACAGCGCTGTTTACTGCAGAAGCAAGACGAAACTCTGTGATGCGCGCATTGATCAAgaagcagaaggagagaaTTGAACGCGGAGAG GCAAGGACATGCTACATGGACTTCTTGCTGGAACATAACAGTACACCGCTGACAGCAGATGACTACCAAATGTTGGTGTTTCTGTGGGAATCCATCATTGCTTCTGCGGATACTGTCCTGGTGAACACGGAATGGATTATGTACGAGATTGCTAAGAACCCAGACAAACAG GAACGGCTTCTTGAGGAGATCCGCGAGGTCTGCGGCGGCCGGACGGTGACCGAGGAGGACCTTCCCCGGCTGCCGTACCTCAACGCCGTCTTCCACGAGACGCTGCGGCTCCACTCCCCGGTCCCGGTGCTGGCCCCGAGGTTCGTCCACGAGGACACCACGCTCGCCGGCTACGACGTGCCCGCGGGCACCCAGCTGATGATCAACGTGTACGGCTGCCACATGGACAAGAGGGCGTGGGACTCGCCGGAGGAGTGGGCGCCGGAGAGGTtcctcggcggcgagggctTCGAGGTGGCGGACAGGTACAAGACGCTGGCGTTCGGCGCCGGGAAGCGAATCTGCGCGGGGAGCCTGCAGGCCATGAACGTCgtgtccgtcgccgccgcgcgcttcGTGCAGGAGTTCCGGTGGGCGCtgcgggagggcgacggcggcaaggAGGACACGATGCAGTTCACCGCCCTGAAGCTTGACCCGCTGCACGTCCACCTCGAGCCCAGAGGAAGGGTGTGA